ATCTTACTGGTCCCCAAAGACTTAATGCTACATATTCTACATATCCTAGGTGAAGTTACCATGTGGACCTCATGTGGTTTATGTATTgagatacatgtatatatattttaaataaagagaaaaagatacTTAGTGTTAGGATATCTGTCTTTGAATATATGACTTTTGGTAAGTTACTGTAAGTAGTTTCCCAAAAGTCTTATGGGTTTACACAAATTCATTTAACCTTGTATTCAGTGGTCATACCAGATCCTTAGAGGCGTTGAACCCTGTGGGACCTGGTATTCTCTTAGGAGCAATAATTTGCAGTGTTCTCTTTACTGCTATGAAAATATCATTCACTATGCTGAAATAAAACTTAAAGATTAACACAACCTatctacataattaaaaattttacatTGTGTTCCAACCCTATAAACCCTTTCAACCTATGACATTTGAGCATGACAGTCTGGAAGACTAAGAAGTTAGATGCTTTTGCACTTATGCATAAGAATCATTGGATAAGTGTTATGGTCACAAATGTGGATTGATCCAGACATTTATAGCTCAGATAATATACACCACATCTACAATTACCAGTGCTTTTATGAAATATTTACTCTTGGTGACGTGCCCAAAATAGTCTTTTTGGAATTCAAGTATTACTCCATTCGCAGAATTTTTTTTAGTATGTTAGGAGTATATAAAGTTGACAAGTAACTTTTtgttgatatatttttaaatgtaaattctaTCTCCAGCAATTTATAAACAAGTTTGTCCCTTATTTGAGAATCATGCATAGAGACTGCTTGCACATGTACAGAACTATTCTGTGCATAGTAGAGTTTCTTTATGGCTTTGGCAGTGTCTGTGATAAGTGCAAACAATGCCATGTGTTTCCAAGTGCCAGTTAGGAACAGTAATCTCTCCTCACTAGATCCCgctgagtattttattgagaggaGGTTTTTAGTAGAAACAGAGGTTGTTTTTCCCCTGGCAGTTTTGGTGgatactttttgtttttccttttgttttgttttcaatgtcCCTCATATTGTCTTAGTGATGTATGACTCTTGCTTAAGTAAGCCATGTGTAGAAGCTAAACATTCAAGAGTACTCTTCTTGGAAGATCTGAGTTTATGGGTTTCCTAATTTGGTAACTATTGCAATTCCTTTCCTATGGGTTGTGGCTGTTTCACTAGAATGAAATCTATTATAGAGAAATCCTTTCTCTTTAGATGAACTGTACTAGAAATTGAGACCAATAAAACATTTCTGCTGTTCATGGCCTTAGACTTGTGTTTTGAATCTAAACATATACAGATGGATTCAATAAAATTAGGTTACAATTAGTAATACATTTTTACATGTGGTAAAgaagtgattttctttctttggatGGGGGAGTCAGGGGAATttccttcaggaaatttttcATGTGGGAGAAATAAGAAAGCTCATATGTCTGTCTTAGTTAACTGGCTTTTTACAATTAATCATGGCTTGTTAGTCTCGACTTGAAATGTGTCTACTAAGGGTCAGCTCTCAAATGATATGGTTATGTACATTAACATGTCTTTTCACTAGAAAAGGTTTTAGTTTGGTATTTTTCTGTAATTAAGTCATTGGTTCCAGTGATCAGAGACTGTAGCTTAAACAGTCAAGCTTCCCTTATATAGTATCACATAGAAACTAGTAATAGTAGGTTGTGTCACAGTTGCCTGTATTCAGTCATACAGTATCTAGATGTTTTCCTTGCTTAGGCCCATTATTGCCCCTGTATGACTGGTTCAGATAGGTAGCATGTGCGTGTCAGTTTATTACCAGTGCATAGTTCTGAATACCCATGCAGACGGTCACTTTAACTTAACTAAGACATTGGAGTTTTTTGATAAGCTGTAATTGCTAAGATCTGCTAGTGCTAGTCTATAAGACTAGGTGATGCCGTTATGTTTGGGAAAGGGTGGTATATCAGAGGTAACAGTAGATTATCTTTAACTAGAATTAACAGTATCTTTTCCCCCTTAACAGCCTTTTAGGTGTCCCTATTGCATATGATAACATCAGAGTTGTGGGTGAACTAGGAGATATTTATGATGATCAAGGACACATTCATCTTAACATTGAAGCAGATTTTGTTATTTTCTGCCCTGAGCCTGGGCAGACGTTAATGGTATGtacatcatttttcttttcttacgtCCTTTACAACATTTTTTCTCTGTGAACCCCCACCCTGGTTTAGCACCCTTCCTACTCCCTAATAATCACACTTCTCTCCCAGGTTCCTTTAAAAAGGAACTTCAGTTTCCACATAGGAGAGGAAGCTGTAATTGTCTGTCAGTGCCTGTTTACTTCACTAACGTGACACACTTCAGCGCTCTTCATTGCTGCAGATCACAGGAATTCATTCTTCTGGGTGGATGTTTATTCCACTGTATTGCACTGTGTGTGTAAACTCGGGTTAGCCAGTCATCTCCTGACAGGTGTGTAGACTGACTGAGTAGTGCCGTGTAAGCACGGGCGGGTGCTCAGTGTTGAGTTTACTTCTCTTGGGTTGTTATGGTCACGTGGCAGCACTTCCTTTTTAGTAGTTCCTGTAACGTCTGCTGGTTTACAGTCACAGAGGAGCTTGTTTCTTTCACAGCTTTTCAGTATGTCAGTTTTGTGGTTATTAACTCTCTAGGTGGAATAGCGAGTCATTTtcttgttgctgtaacaaaatacttgaCAGAAAAAGCTCGAAGGATGAAGGTTTTGTTTGGCTTCTGCTTTACATGGCAAGGAAGACGTTTTCATCCTGCTgggccaagaagcagagaaaggaatacTGGTCGGACTCGATTTCTActtttctcttactctctctgaGCCCCAGCCTTGGTTCTTTCGCAGCTCTGTTAATCCTCTATGGAAACTGTCTCATAGACACACCCAGGAGTGTGCTAGTAGCTAGTAGTATACTAGGTAATTCTAAACCCTGTCAAGCTTTGAGAGTGCCTAGCCATTGCAGATAGATCATTGAAACTGTGCTTTGGATTTCCCTTGTGGCTAAATGTTTATTGGTTACTTCTACTTCTTTTGAGGTATGTTTAGTCAGATCATTTGCCCATTTTTAATTGACTtacttttttgttctttatattttgaatattaactcTGACATTTCTCCTGTAATTCCATTCAGAGTcctcaaagaaaaagaatacacacacacacatacacacacttactttaACTGGCTTGCAAAGCAAGATGGTTCTTTTTATTCGCTTTTACATTCAGCTTTGGAtattattttattccttcttttatttatctctATAGATTGATGATTTACTCTGTCGATCTCATTTGATTCTGTTATTTCTCTTGTGTGACTAGTGCAGTGACGGTTACTCTGACACTATCATTTATGTACTCTGAATGTTTTGTCTGTTCACTGTTTGCATGtaatgcctacagaggccagaagagggcctcagatacCCAGGACAGAGTGTGCGCTGCCATatgagtgctgagaatcaaactcaggtgcctggaagaccagccagtgctcctaaccactaagcCTTCCCTCCGGGCCTATATAATTGTCTTGATGCTAGTGTTCTTTCTTCTACTTTGGGTTGTAGGACTCCcataagcatttctttttttctttctttcttttttttttataagataatCACAAATGCTCTTAGGTTTTACTTATCTTAGAAAATCATTGTTTCTTACTTTCATAGAATATCCTTGCTACTAGTTTATAGGATGTGGTAGTCACGACTGACAGTTACTTTATTTTAGGGATTGAAGCTTGTTAACCTGTACCTACTTGGCCTACTGGATTGATTTTCCTGgttttctgagtttgtttatttatttttgtttctttcttttcctgataAATTTGCTATTAATGTAAACAGGTTACTTTTAACTGTGGCCTGGAGATTTTTCTCTGAAaaatttgaaaattctttgtCCTATATCTTTGAAAATTTGGTTGTAAATGGTTTGGCTGTTTGAGAGTTCTATAAATTTCTTGCACATGAttctgtagtttttgtctttgccCTTCACTTCCCTCTCCTTCGAGAACACCATTTATATAGTTATTTTCTTTCATGGTGTTTCAAAGATCTTAATTACTGTTCtaattttttcccctttcattttttttttttgaatgtgatAATTCAAAAGAATTCTGTTCAAGCTTTGTCGTCATTTCTTCCACTTGACCTAATCTGATAAGGGGTTTAACTGaagtttttaaaactaattaCTGTATTTGAGAGCTTTATATACTTTAGTTTGATTATATTCACTCCATTCCCGTAATCTTCCCagctcctccctctcccacctgACTCATGTTATCTCTTTTTTAAGTCCAGTTTGTTTTGGCTGACCCCTGGACATGGGGCCCTACTGCGAGTGTCCTTGGTATGCCAGGTATCGCACCATTAAGTAGAACTGAATTTCCCTCTCCACTAGCAATTAAATGCCAACAGCTCCTCAGCTGGGGTGAGGACTTTGTgtctctccatgctgggattttgtttggCTTGGGTTTGTGTAGGTCTTGTCCATGCTTTTGTGCAGTAAGCCTTTTCTTGAGGAGCTGGTTTCTCACTCCAGATAGGAACCCCATGACAGACCAATATCACTAAAGCCTAACTTTGTAAACCAGTGAGTATTACTAGGGTTATTTACAGGAACACTACAAGTTTTTGTCTGGCTCTAGGCAGATTCATTGTAGATGGATCAGCCCTAGGCTCTTAAGTCATAGATGAGGCCATTAGAGCCAACAAGCTACATTACACCTGAGTTCATGGCAGACATTTTTATAGGTATTGCTGTGGTGGATTCATGATATAACATTGCCAGAACCAGCCACAGGTGATGCTATCTGTGATTTGTACAAGCCCAGTACTTTGGCTTCATGTATGTTCCTGTCACTAGAGCTGATCTGTGGTCTCTGCATAGGCTGGCCCCCCAGGGACTGTTTCGATATAAGCATTAGCTTTCTGCGGTTCAGTGTTTACTACCTTTGCTTTACATAGAACATACGCATATTACGGTGTATTCTCTACTTGGTTTCAGTTATAGAGTCATCTACTCCCTGGGCTCCTCTGCAATGGAGCCAAGGCTTtttttgtcccccacccccatccccatccctgtaCCTTTCTagctttgttttttaaggaagAACTGGTTTAGTTGTTATCCACTTAAAATAGACATgcaattatttaataaaatttaaacgTTTCCTAAAATTATGTTTCGTATGACATGGTaatttgttagattttttttgtaaagtttttaaaaacatgtcatTAATGTGAAATTTTCTCTTTTGAAGATGAATTTCATGCTTATAAAGTTTGACTTAACTTTTTGGCTTTCTTTGTGGTGTTGTattattccttttctcttctttacaGGGTACAGTTAATAAAGTATCGTCTAGCCATATTGGCTGTCTAGTCCATGGATGTTTTAACGCCTCTATCCCTAAGCCTGAGCAGATGTCATATGAGGAGTGGCAAACATTGGAGATACATGTAGGCGATGAACTGGAATTTGATGTATTTCGCTTAGATTCAGATTCTGCTGGAGTGTTCTGCATTCGAGGAAAACTGAGTACCACCAGGTTAGTGTATGATGTTGAAATAGTAGGTAGGAGGCCTTGTTGCTCTGATATATACCAGAAGTAAGtatgttttcttttccaaatgtCTTCTAGCTAGGTAGCCTGGATTTAAATCTTTCACAGCTAAAAAATTTGTAACCAACTCTAAATTTTGAAGCTGTGCTTGAGCTTCTGTAGAAATACAGTGAAAGCAAACCAAGAAATTGACATTTTATTGTTAAATTTGGGCCAGCTGTAGTAGCCTGCGCCATTTATCTCAGCATTCTGAAGGCATGTTCTGGACGATCTGGAGTTGAAAGTAGCCTGCCACAGGGAGAAAAAACCCAAAGATCAAAAAGTAGCTGGATAAATATGCCATTGACCTTGACAACTGACAGCTCTAGACATTTTAGTGGTCTGAGGAATAACAAGATAGAACATTTGGAATTAGAGCCACAGTAAACCAACTTGTGCAAAGAACCGTAGTCTATTGAAACAGTCGtggcctcatttttttcttttctttttgcttattgctgttaatatttttaaaatctgttcatTTACAGTTTGCAACTTAAGCACTCTGCAGTTTCTGAAGATGTAGCAGAAACTGTCGTTGAAGAGGTTGTTGAAAAAActccaaagaagaaaaagaagaagaaagacaaagatacagacacatGTGGAACAGTTGATAGTGTTACAGAGGTTGCAGATGTTACAGATGTCACGCCACAGGAAGAAACAGACATACCATGTAGTGATAATGTGAATGACTTCTTTGAGGAAGagccaaagaagaagaaaaagaagaagaaaaggcacCAGGAAGATCAGGACCCCATTTTCCAAGCCAGTGACTCCAGTGGCTACCAGAGTGaccataacaagaaaaaaaagaaaagaaagcacagtgAAGAGGCTAACTTTGAGTCACCTAAGAAGAGACAGTAATCGTCTTTTCTATTGTTAACATATTCAGATACACGAGGAATAGATTTTTTGAGTGGTAGGAAATGCTTATGGGACATTCACAAATAAATACTTGATTGGTAGGGTTTTGTACTAAAATCATACATTGATAAATACATTTTGGAAAATGCCAGTattaaagtattattttattacagTTCAGTGGAAAATGTTAACAATTGCATTTACTCTTGACTCATATTGTTAAAGCTCTACATAAAGTTTTAGATTCTCAGCATTTGCCAAAGAactttataatattttcattttttttctgataataaattttgtttttagcCAGAACATCTTTTCTAAAAGCTTAATACATTTACCAGGTTTAGATTTTCCTTAAACAGTATTTCtatttacttaacatgtatagcTAAAGAAGATTATCTAGAGCTCTTATATACCCTGTGGCTATCTGTTGAATGTATGATGGGCAGAAAACTCATTGTTCCCTCCCACagggggtatgtgcatgtgttcttgaattctgaGACTGTTAATTTTTACTTTGTGTTTCAGTAGTCTTCATGTCATTATATATGGATCATGAGCAAGATGAAGAAAGGGTAAATATGGTTCTTGCTAGTTGAAAATCTCTAGTTAACCTTTTAATGATTAGAGGTAGTCTACTAGACTTGCTTTGAGGAGGAGCTCCACAGTCATTGCTTTTATTGATAAAAATGTGTGATGTGTTATGCCTAACCAGAAGGTGGTAATGAGGATAAGCTGTTTGAGGCTCATAATCAGCCCATAGCCATGCATTTACAGGTACTTAATatctgtaatatattttattgagGCCAAAGCCTATAAAGTCAATCAAGATAGTATAGTTCCTTCCTCCATGAGGCAACATGGGAGAAACACTTGTGTGCACACAGCCTAAGTGAGGAAATAAAACAGTATTTGTAGTAAATACTGTGAAGAAAACATTGACTACTCTTTAGTTAGTATCTGGAAATGTACAGGGTTAGGGTTGGCCTTCCCGTGTCAGTCACTGCTGTTGTCACTGACTAGCAGACATAGTGTGGTCGTCAGCTTAATGTTTCATAAGGAGTAAATTCTGGCAACCATGTTTCTTGACTTCATCTACGGTATATAGAGCATAAGGAATGACAGCAATTTAATATGTACAGGTAGATAAATAACCAGCATCTTTAACTCAGGATACTTGACATTTTTTGGTGGCTTTCAGGTCTCTTCTTAAACTGTGACTATTCTAAATTGACATGTGTTGTCTGTCAGTACAAAATATGAGATTTTAAATTAAAGacgttaaaaaaataaaaagaatacccCAATACAGTTGTCTTTCCCTCCTCTTACCTTATCCCTCTTGTTCCcatacctacccactcccccacccactttccTCCCTCCATGCACCCTTGATGTCTATTAAAAAACTGGGTATGGACCTGAACAAAATTCTTGGCAGGAATCTCTAATGGtggagaagcacttaaaggaatgtttaacatccttagacATCAAGGAATTGTacatcaaaacaactctgaaattccaTATTATACCcaccagaatgactaagataaaaaactcaagcaacagcTCGTGCTGACGAAGATATGGATCCAGGGGaacactccattgctggtgggagtccaAGCTTGTACAACTGCTTTGGAAGtaaatttggtggtttctcaggacACTGGGAATAGATCCACCTCAAGTCACAGCTCTGGGGCAAATACCCAAAAGAACCTctaccatcccacaaagacacttgctcaactgtgttcacagcagctttgttcataatagccacaCACTGGGAACAACCCATATCCTTCCACCGAAGAATACATAAaggaaatatggttcatttactcaatggaatagtactcagctattaaaaacaatgacaccatgaaatttgccggcaaatagaactagaaaagatcatcctgcatgctgtaacccagacccagaaacacAAACATGGTACAAGCTCACTTGCAAGTGGattttagccataaagtacaggataactgcTATaaaccacagacccaaagaagctaaacagcATGGAGGGCCCAAGGGGGAGACGCTTGAATCTCATTAAGAAGGGGAAGTAGAAAGTTTAACTTTTTTTGCTTAGTATTTTTGCTATGATGACTtaagtaaaatattaattttagcctgtttccaatttatttttttctcgaTGGTTAAATAAGATAATGGTAGATGAGACTCCATTACCTTACTTTGGACAGTGCTATTTAAATGAATAAGAAAGAGGTTGAAAAGCTTGTTTTGTCAGGATTCAATGTTATATACCTAGAAAATGTTCAATAAATCCTTCATATTTTAGAAGTTGAATTTATAATTTAGTACAGTATGATAAGTCACATAATTCTAGCCTTCCATAAACACCAAGAGAACACGTCAAATTTATCCATTgatgaaaaataaatagattagCAAAATAACTAAAttctcacatttttattttgactCAAACAATATTCTTGAGTTTTAAACAAATGTGCTTGTTTGAAGTGGTGATCCCTAGGGCTTCCAGTCCTTCATCCTCATGAGTGAAGATTTTTCTCTGCACAATTGTTACATTGCACAAGGACCTAAGTAGATATAACCTAATCACGTAGCCTTTTACAAAGTTATCTGCACCTTGTGGCAAAAGAAGAATTGAGAGAAGTAGGTGTGAGAAAAATTTGATGGGAGACTCCCTTACTATAATGGAGTGGATCCTGGAACCCAAGGGTTAAGAGCTAAGAGCTGTCCCTGGCCAACAGACAGGAGGAAATGCTCTTACATCTGCAAAGAACTGAGTTCTGGAAGTGGCAGGTGAATCAAAGCAGAACACTTTGCCCCAGGTTCTTGAGTTAAGCGTTAGCTAGACCTTGGTGTGTATGGGCAGTGAACCTACCTGAACCATGTAGACTTCATTGTGCTTTGTAtattcttgtatgtgtgtgtatgtggcagcCAGGGGTTAACACTGGACTCTTCCACAGTCTCGTGCTTAGTGTTTGAGATAGTCTTGATAAATCTTGAGCTCACAGATTCACTAGGCAGTCTGGCTAATGAGCCCCACGTATCTTCTGTCTCCATACTCCCAtaattgctgggattatgggtatgGACCACAGCCCCCAGCTTTTCTGTTtgtgagtgctggggactgaggtGTTGGATAGCTGTTACTGTAGGGgacgagtcatctctccagccctaccttgTTGGTCTTCAGACAATAAAAATCCTATCGAATGGTTAGTTTTCCTAATCGTTTAATTTGTCTTGTACAGCGACATTAAATTTTTGTCTATTATGGTCATTCAGAGggaatttgtttcattttttgccCCTGttatatatgattttttaaaaagtcctaaTTGGTTCTTATATATTATGAAGCAATGATTTCATATATTAACACATCAGACATCCTATGCTAACGTTTGTATATTACTTTCAAATCACTGCTAACTTTATTTgccatgttttttaaaattgtttatttactAAATCCCATAatcccctccctccttcatcTTCCCTGGGCTTtgtaaattaaatactttttatttagtTTCTAGCATTACTAGTAAAATTACTTGATCCTAAAATATTCCAGTTTTTGTTGTATATATCCTCTTAAGTTTCCACAAGAAACTCATTGTTTCTATGGTCTGTGTATTACCAGAATCCTACCTTTGAAGTTTTTCACCCAAGGCTTATTTTAGAACTATACATTTTACTTTCTGTTATATTCTGttggatttgtttatttgttctatgTGTTCCATCCTGACCTGTAACTCAGAGGAGCCCAGATTTACCTTTAATCAGAGGCCTCCCAAATGGAGAGAATAAACATGGCATATTAAGCTACTGAGAATAGAcctaatctttaaaatattggCATAGGAGAAGTAAGTCCATAGCATATGCAAATCAGATGACGGTCACCTAAACCTAGAGAACAAGATGCCCGTCTAGGTATCAAGGACCACAGATaccaaataaaaccagaagagTTTTACATCATACTGTAGTTGGAAGTTCTATAAAGGTATTAAAAGCTCAGGAGAAAAAGGTTAAGTCACACTTGATTATTTGACAGAATCTTTAAATGTGAGAAAAGATTGGAAAATTTTATTCCAAGTTCTGAAAGACCACAGTTGTCAACCCAGCCTATTATCCAGAAAAAACTATATTAAAACTGAAGGGAAAATTAAAACTCCATGATAGAGAAAAGGGGGTTCagggaattttatttttactactaAGCTAGTTCTAAGCACTACACTAGAAGGGTCAGGTCAGTATGCAGAGCAAGATAAACACCCAGGAGACTGCAGGGAACAAATAATATGTAGGTAATCAAAAGAGAGATTTGAGAAAGGAGCACAAATATTAAAATGACAAATTGATGCATGTCCTTCACTTAATGCTGAATATTAATTTTCTTAAATCCACAATAAAGGCACAGACTAA
The nucleotide sequence above comes from Mus musculus strain C57BL/6J chromosome 12, GRCm38.p6 C57BL/6J. Encoded proteins:
- the Twistnb gene encoding DNA-directed RNA polymerase I subunit RPA43, producing the protein MAAGSVESQRSQAASERPVAGQAGVLPCLELPSYAAACALVGSRYSCLVAAPHRRHIALSPRYLSRKRTGIREQLDAELLRYSESLLGVPIAYDNIRVVGELGDIYDDQGHIHLNIEADFVIFCPEPGQTLMGTVNKVSSSHIGCLVHGCFNASIPKPEQMSYEEWQTLEIHVGDELEFDVFRLDSDSAGVFCIRGKLSTTSLQLKHSAVSEDVAETVVEEVVEKTPKKKKKKKDKDTDTCGTVDSVTEVADVTDVTPQEETDIPCSDNVNDFFEEEPKKKKKKKKRHQEDQDPIFQASDSSGYQSDHNKKKKKRKHSEEANFESPKKRQ